Proteins co-encoded in one Vidua macroura isolate BioBank_ID:100142 chromosome 13, ASM2450914v1, whole genome shotgun sequence genomic window:
- the SEC61A1 gene encoding protein transport protein Sec61 subunit alpha: MGIKFLEVIKPFCVILPEIQKPERKIQFKEKVLWTAITLFIFLVCCQIPLFGIMSSDSADPFYWMRVILASNRGTLMELGISPIVTSGLIMQLLAGAKIIEVGDTPKDRALFNGAQKLFGMIITIGQSIVYVMTGMYGDPSEMGAGICLLITIQLFVAGLIVLLLDELLQKGYGLGSGISLFIATNICETIVWKAFSPTTVNTGRGMEFEGAIIALFHLLATRTDKVRALREAFYRQNLPNLMNLIATIFVFAIVIYFQGFRVDLPIKSARYRGQYNTYPIKLFYTSNIPIILQSALVSNLYVISQMLSARFSGNLLVSLLGTWSDTSSGGPARAYPVGGLCYYLSPPESFSSVLEDPVHAVVYIVFMLGSCAFFSKTWIEVSGSSAKDVAKQLKEQQMVMRGHRETSMVHELNRYIPTAAAFGGLCIGALSVLADFLGAIGSGTGILLAVTIIYQYFEIFVKEQSEVGSMGALLF; the protein is encoded by the exons ATGGGCA TAAAATTTCTTGAAGTGATCAAGCCCTTCTGTGTCATCTTGCCTGAAATTCAAAAGCCAGAACGGAAG atTCAGTTTAAGGAAAAGGTACTATGGACAGCTATCACACTCTTCATCTTCTTAGTATGCTGCCAG ATTCCCTTGTTTGGCATTATGTCATCAGACTCTGCAGATCCTTTCTACTGGATGAGAGTGATTTTGGCATCAAATAGAG GAACATTGATGGAGCTGGGCATTTCACCCATTGTCACCTCAGGGCTCATCATGCAACTCTTGGCAGGTGCTAAAATAATTGAGGTTGGTGACACTCCAAAGGACAGAGCTCTCTTCAATGGAGCCCAGAAAT TGTTTGGAATGATCATTACCATTGGACAGTCTATTGTGTATGTAATGACTGGAATGTACGGAGACCCATCTGAAATGGGTGCTGGTATCTGCTTGCTTATCACAATCCAG CTTTTTGTTGCTGGTTTGATAGTTCTGCTCTTGGATGAGCTGCTCCAGAAAGGATATGGTCTTGGTTCTGGCATCTCTCTCTTCATTGCTACCAATATCTGTGAGACCATTGTGTGGAAAGCATTCAGCCCCACCACAGTGAACACCGGGCGAG gcaTGGAATTTGAGGGAGCCATCATTGCTCTGTTCCATCTTCTGGCTACTCGCACAGACAAAGTCCGAGCTCTTCGTGAGGCTTTTTACCGCCAGAATCTTCCCAACCTCATGAATCTGATCGCCACCATCTTTGTCTTTGCAATTGTCATTTACTTCCAG GGCTTCAGAGTGGATCTTCCTATCAAATCTGCTCGCTACCGGGGCCAGTACAACACGTACCCTATCAAGCTGTTCTATACTTCCAACATTCCCATTATTCTCCAGTCTGCCCTGGTGTCAAACTTGTACGTCATCTCCCAGATGCTTTCTGCCCGCTTCAGTGGCAACTTGCTGGTCAGCCTGCTGGGCACCTGGTCT GACACATCATCTGGAGGCCCTGCTCGTGCTTATCCAGTTGGTGGACTCTGTTATTACCTGTCACCTCCAGAGtccttttcttcagttttggaAGACCCTGTACATGCAGTTGTTTATATTGTATTTATGTTGGGCTCCTGTGCTTTCTTCTCTAAGACATGGATTGAAGTCTCTGGCTCCTCTGCCAAAGAT GTTGCCAAGCAATTGAAAGAACAGCAGATGGTAATGCGAGGCCACAGAGAAACTTCAATGGTACATGAACTCAACAG GTACATCCCtacagctgctgcctttggtGGGCTCTGTATCGGCGCcctctctgtgctggcagaCTTCCTTGGGGCAATTGGCTCTGGAACTGGAATTCTGCTCGCTGTCACCATCATTTATCAGTACTTTGAAATTTTTGTAAAGGAACAGAGTGAAGTTGGCAGTATGGGAGCTCTTCTTTTCTAA